Genomic DNA from Equus caballus isolate H_3958 breed thoroughbred chromosome 10, TB-T2T, whole genome shotgun sequence:
ataggttcggatctcgggcgtggacctacacactgctcgtcaagctatgctgtggcggcgtcccacatacaaaatagaggcagattggcatagatgttcactcagggccagtcttcttcagcaaaaaaaaaaaaaaaaaaaaaaaactcagagcCTCAGAGGTCTCATTCTTAAAATGGGTGGAAAATGCCAGCTCATGGGGTCGTCGTGAGGACCACAGTTCCCAGCCCTGGCATATCCTAACCATCTGACAGCGCATTACTATAGTGTGTACGGTAGGAATGATTAGGCTCTGAGTGAGGGCTCAagtgattaataataataataatagtgaatgTCTCCTGAGGGCTGACCGATGCCATGCACCCAGTGCTGCCCCCAGATggtctcctttaatcctcatgaaGCACAGACAGGCGAGGTACACGCAACCCCAGGAAATCGCCAACATTCGACTAGTTTCGATCTGCAGAAAAATGGTGATTTGCTAAAGTTCCCCCCAATATCGTTAtgaccccatttcacagaggaggcacCTGGGAGTGGGTAACCCAGAGAGAGGTGATACCTCTCCCGACCCGGTGGGCTCTTTGTCCACCCTAGGAAATCTCTTCTGCTGGAAAGATCCAGTAAAGATTTCGgcatctccccctcccccgtcTTTTCCGTGGAGCTTTGTTCTTCAAACCAAAAACTGGGCCGCGCAGCCTGACAGAGGTTCTGGGCTGCCCCTGGGTCTGAGGAACTGCCAACATGTTAGAATTTCTGGGACACGTCTGTGGTTCAAGCGGATAAAGGGATGGAAGGTTACGAAACCAGGAATGACCTGGAAAAGTGGCGCCGTGGCGTTGGTGGAGCTGACTAGAAGGCTGACTGTGCAGGGAAGGCTGCGAGAGAGAGGGGAGGACTGTGGGCTTTGGGGACCCAAATCTGAGCtcctccctggctgtgtgaccctggacaagtgtctacccctctctgggcctccgtttcccaATTCGGGTGAGGACGCCTCTCTGCAAGGCTATTGGGAGGATGGGCACAAATATACCTGAGGGGCTTGGATGggagcttggcacacagtaggtgctcaatccACAGTGACTTGAACCATCATTGTCTTGAGGGAGGTGACACTGGAGCTGCCCCTGGATGGGGAGGTTTGCCCAGGGCAAGGCCTGCAGGGAGGACGGTGCGGGGAGCAGTGAGAGGAtggggaggcagcaggagaagTAACACCAGACACACTTGTCCTTGAGAGCCAGGCCCAGGGCTTGGGGCTGTTGCCCCAGGGCACCGGGGAGCCACAGGAGGCCTGGGCGCAGCGTCCGCTCTGGGCGTGGgggactggaggcagggaggccggggaggaggcccaggaggaggcCGGGGCAAGGGTCCATAGGGAGGGCATGAGGCCTGACCTGTGCTAGGGcgatggggacagggaggaggggccGTGGCGGAGAGAGTGAGGGCTGGAGGGACTGACGGCTGATGACTGACAGGCGGAGGGGCGGGGAGAAGGAGGGtgaggcggggctgggggcggggctggaggcggggctgggggcgggcccTGTGACTGGGCGGACGACGGCCGGTCCTGGGATGGGGACCTGACGCCTGTTTCTAACCTGCGAGAGGGCGATTCTGCCTAAGTGCtggcctgccctctgccccctgctGTGACCTCTGACCCCACCCCggcccttccctcccacccacagAATTCTCCAAAACCCCTCAAGAGGCCACAGCCCAAGCCCTCAGCTtggaggtggggaaactgaggcaaagaggcGCCCAGACGGGTCCAGGCGGGGACCCAAATATCCAGGCTCTGGGTCTGGGGTTCCTTCCTCGCCCAGGGTCCCCTCCGCCCGCCTGGCCCCCCCTGACccgtctcccctgcccccaggacctCCGCGGCTCCGTGGAGCGCATCTGCCAGTTCCTGGGCCGGCCGCTGGGCGAGGAGGAGCTGGCCTCCGTCGTGGCGCACTCGACCTTCGGCGCCATGAAGGCCAACATCATGTCCAACTACACGCTGCTGCCGCCCACCGTGCTGGACCAGCGCCACGGCGCCTTCCTCCGCAAAGGTGCGGGGCTCCGTGCTCCCCAGCCCCACGAGGCCGTGGCCTGGCTGTGTGGCTGCGGCGagtcgcttaacctctctgggcctcagcttccccagctggacgtgggggggggggggggtctgaaCAGAACTGCCTTCACGGGGTCGCTGAGGACCCAGGTGCCTGCCATGCCAGGCGTACCACCCCCACCCAGAGGGCTCCAAACAGGGACAAAATGCCCGTGTGCGATTCATGAGTCCTTCTTGGTGTTTACATTCACCCCAGAAATATTCAAATGTTGGATTAcagggtgagggtgggagtgtattagtttcctattcctgctgtaacaaaataccacaaattttttggcttaaaacaacacacatttaggggccagcccggtggcatagtggttaagttcacacactccgctttggcagcccagggtttgcaggtttggatcccgggtgcagacctacacaccactcatcaagccacgctgtggcggcgccccacgtacaaaatagaggaagactggcatggatgttagctcagggccaatcttcctcaccaaaataacccaaaaaacaaaaaacaaaaacacacatttattctcttatgcttctggaggtcagaagtccaaaatcagcctcatgaggctaaaatcaaggtgtccgaaggactgtgttccttctggagttCCAGGGGAGAATCCGTTCCCTGCTTTTTCCGTTTCCAGACTGgcctgcatcccttggcttgcggccccttcctccatcttcaaagccagtagcGTGGCATCTTCTGATTTCTGACTCTGCCCCCTCTCATAAGGACGCTCGTGATTACGCTGGGTCCACCCGGATAGTCCAGGATCatttccccatctcaagacctttaacttaatcacatctgcgaAGTCCCTTTTGCCCTGTAAGGTCACAAGAAGGTGGACttctgggggggggggcgttctTCAGCCCACCAGAGGGAGCCCCCGAGACCTCACTAGGGGTGTCATGTAACACGTGGTACCTGCACTTGCTAAAATTCAAACTACTGTGATCTAAACGACATGGACCCCAGGACCCGTGGGTCTGGCCGGGTGACTGACTGGTGGCCCTGTGAGAGTCGGCCATCATAGGAGGCAACGGGGCAAAAGGAGATGGGGCGGGAGGACGGTGCTCTGGCCAAGGGGACACCGTGGGCAAGGcccaggggtggggaaggggtgcGGGGTGTGGTGGCGGGGATGTCCCGGACGCCCCTGACCTCGGCCCCCCTCCGTCCTCAGGGGTCTGCGGGGACTGGAAGAACCACTTCACGGTGGCGCAGGGCGAAGACTTCGACCGCGTCTACCGGGAGCAGATGCGGGGGCTGCAGACCTTCCCCTGGGACCCGGCCCCCGACGACGCCAGCCCGGACCCCGACTCAAGCCCgggccccagccccagtcccGTCCAGGCCTCCGAGCCCCCGCACCCGAGCCCCTGAAAATAAACGCTTTGCTCCTGCCCCGGCTCCTCGACAGGCTGTGGGGCGGCGCGCTGGGGCGGGCGGCAGGGGTACCACGgaggcgggggttgggggggacgGGACCCGCGCCGGCGCAACAATGATGTCGGTGACTCAGAAACCCAACGCTGGGCACCTTACTCCCCGAGGGCCACGGTGCTGCGCCCAGACTCCCGGGtccgagggaggaggggctgggcctggacccccgggtctgagggaggaggggctggggcctggaccccggggtctgagggaggaggggctggggcctggaccccggggtctgagggaggaggggtgggggtccggacccctgggtctgagggaggagggtctgggacctggactcctgggtctgatggaggaggggctggggcctggaccccggggtctgagggaggaggggtgggggtccggacccctgggtctgagggaggaggggctggggcctggaccccggggtctgagggaggaggggtgggggtccggacccctgggtctgagggaggagggtctgggacctggactcctgggtctgatggaggaggggctggggcctggaccccggggtctgagggaggaggggctggggctggacccctgggtctgagggaggaggggctggggcctggaccccggggtctgagggaggaggggctggggctggacccctgggtctgagggaggaggggctggggcctggacccccggatctgagggaggaggggctgggggatggacccccgggtctgagggaggaggggctggggcctggaccccggggtctgagggaggaggggctgggctggactcCCGGGTCTCCTGCTGGGCTGTGGCAATGCCCGTTTGGGTCATGAAGGAGCTTCATTCTGAGCCGATGTAAAGGGAGCCCCAACACCTCCCCCCTCAGCGCCCACCAAACGGTCCCAGCGCCTGCCGGGCCCCCACAGATTCTAGTCCCTCCTCATTCAGCTCCGCTCCCGAGACTTGGTTCTGTCCTCTGCTCGGCCCAGTCCGTGGACCAGAGCTCCCGAGCACGGTGGGTGCAGGAAGCCCAGGGCCTCCCCTGTgccacccccccccaccctccccgaCCATTCCAGCAGGGGGCCACCCAGCCCGCCTGTCCTCAGAACATCTGAGCCCGCCGGGACGGGAGCAGTGCCCTGTCCTACGATCCCCGCCAGTCCAGACTTGCTGCCCATTTTCTAGACCGTGACCCTGAGGTCTAGAGTGGGCACTGGGCTAGCCCAAGTTCtagaacagagaaaataatcCCTTCCGCTTCCCAGACCCCGAGGCCAGAAGCTTTGTCCAACGCACAACAGCGAGGCCGGGGGCTTCGAGGCGACGGTTGTCCAGCTCTCCCAGGACGGGCCGGCCCAGTTTGGCTCCCATCAGGGTCGTCCCCTGATCCCCGCCCAGGTGGCCCAGTCAGGCTGCCGGCCGTCTCCGGGTTCGGGGAATTTGGATGCGGCACCTTCCCCAAACCTCCTGCGCGTTGGGGACAGATagcggaggcggcggcgggcaGGGTTGAGGGGCAGTGGGCCGCCCCAGGGTTGGGACCAGGCCAGCGGACGGAAGTCCGCCTCACCCCAGGGGCCCCCTCCAGCACCCCGCTGCCTCATCAGGGCCTTAGCTGGCGTGTCCTTGGGGTCCCAGGACTTCTTGTGCtgtggagggaaagagagggaggtgagaggaggCTCCCAGGGCGCAGAGAGAGGAGGgcggaggaggagggagaaggaaggagaggaggaggagggagggagaaggagaggagggagggagaaggaaggagaggaggagggagaaggaaggagaggaggaggagggagggacaaggagaggagggagggagaaggaaggagaggaggagggagaaggaaggagaggaggaggagggagaaggaaggagaggaggaggaaaaaggcaggagaggaggagggagaaggaaggagagagggaggagggagaaggaagaggaggaggagggagaaggaaggagaggaggaggagggaggaggcaggagaggaggaggagggagaaggcaagagaggaggaggagggaggaggcaggagaggaggaggaggagggagaaggaaggagagggggagaaggagaggagggagggagaaggaaggagaggaggaggagggaggaggcaggagaggaggaggagggaggaggcaggagaggaggaggagggaggaggcaggagaggaggaggaggagggagaaggaaggagagggggagaaggagaggagggagggagaaggaaggagaggaggaggagggagggagaaggagaggaggaggagggagggagaaggagagggggaggagggagaaggcaggagaggaggagggagaaggaaggagaggaggagggagaaggaaggagaggaggaggggagggaggcaagagcAGGCTCCCAGCAGCTGAgtcccagggagggaggaggtgagggagggcagaggtgagaaggaagaaggtggaggaggaggaggaatggaaggagggaggaggtgagacAGGAGGGAAGTGAGGGAGTGGGCAGCGGGGAGACAACGTGAGGCAGGGAGAAGGCCCCTGAGCCGCCAGAACCAGGAAGGAAAGGAGCAGGAGGGCGGGAGGAAGGGCTACAGAGGGGGCGAGGAGCGGGGTGTCCCCCCCCTGCAGCTGGGCAGCTGGGGAGGAACCGGAAGCAGCCGCAGCTGCCTGGGGGAGCAAATATTTGCCAAGGGAGGTGATGCCGGGTGAGGGCGGCTCAGGCCCAGCTGGAGGCGAGGAccttgccctgccctgcccatccCCCTCCTCCGCTCCACGGACTGGGGCTGAGGGAGGCGATTCCTGGGACGTTCCTCCCTCAGCCTCGGGCCGGCCTCTAGCTCCCACttagcagatggggaaactgaggctgagaggggcaCAGCTCACAGAGGGATGGGACCCAAGTCCGCCTGCATCCTGCGTGAGTCGGCCTGTTTCTCCTCCAGGGCTCTGCCCTTACCCTCTCAACAGCCTGCTTTACAGCTGAGGACAGGAGGCCCTCCCAGGGCCCCCCGAGAACTGGGGCGGCTCTATTGGAACCCCAGTGTCTAACatctggggggaggggtggagaccCCTCGGAGCTCCCCTAACCCCCTCGCCAACACCCCGGTGACATCTGAATCCGGGAAGCCAGCGAGCAGAGCCTTTAAAAGCCCTGCCTGGGAGGCAACCAGGGCTGTGTTCCAATCCCTccctggtgcctcagtttccccatctgtgaaatgggcaggCGGGCGGAGAGCTGTAATAACatccacctcacagggttgtggcAAAGGTTAAATTCAACCCCGTCTTTTAAAGAGGAAGCACTTGCTCTGGGGCCCGGCCTGTGGCAAGATGCCCTCAAAAGATTGCTGttcgaccttgggcaagttgctcaacttctctgagcctcagctttcccgTCCATAAAAATGAGCATGGTAAGCCTTGTGTCACTGACCTGGATGGGGAGGTCGtgaaacaaagaaagataaattccACTGGGGAATTTATTGTCATGACGATTATTCTATTTCATTCTATGCTCACTGACTCCTCCCCCAGACCACCCTGACAATGGGGACCCTCGCTCAGCCCACGCGCTAGATGAGAACCCTGAGGGTCAGAGAAGGTGAATCTCTATCCACCCCCCACCTCTCACATTGGTGTGTCATGTCAGGATTCACACCAGGGCCCGCAGGCTCTCTGCCCCGTGCCCTCCAGCGCTcccctgcctggcacacagtagggctaCAGGAAATGGATGACGCAGTTACAAATTCAGGTGAGCAGCtctgctgtcccctccctcccGGGGCCAGGGATATAGTAGGTCCCCAGGAAACACTTCCTGCTCTGAGTGTTCAGAGCAGGGACCCTGCAGCcccactgtgtgaccctgggcgagCGCCCTCCCCATTCTGAGCCTCTATCCTCTTCCCACTATTCTGTTCTCTCTCAGGCCAGCCACCAGGTCTCACCTCATTGTCGCCGTCGCTAGAGCCTGACAGCTGGGACAGGAGACTCAGGTCCCACAGAGAGCggctgggccgggccgggggtcCGCTGGGGGTCCGGGCTCGCTGTACGCTCCTCAGAATGTCGCTGAGCGCCGGCCCCACGACGGCCGGGGCCTCCTGCCTGTCCCCCTCGAAGACTCGGCAGGCGGCCAGGCGTTGGGCCAGCAGGCCATCGGGCGGCGGTGGCAACATGGGGGCCACAGAGTGGCGGTGGGCCACGCGGTGTGGGCTGTGGACCAGCTGCAGCCCTCCGTGGGCGCCCACGAAGGGGCTCGGGGTGGGCGCAGGCGGGAGCGGCCTGGAGGACGCGTACAGTGTCCGGAATTCACGGCTAAAGGCATCGACGATCTCACCAGTCAGCAGCGTCACCAGGCCACGGTGCAGGCGCGCATCGCTCCACGTGAAGCTGGGGGCCACACAAGGAGGGGTCAGGATCTCTGCGAAGGCCCAGAGAGGCCCCCATCACCGTTATGGTCCCGGGgcaggctgtgtgacctcaggcaagtcctgCGACCTCTCTGGTCTCAACATCCCCCTCTGTAGAACAGGAACCACCCAAGTACCTACCCCGGAGGGTGGATGTAAGGACATGAGTTACAACACTCCAGTTCTCTAGAATCAGACTTGAGTTTACACCTGGGCTCTGCCCTGTCCCCGCCGAGGGATGCCTCAGTTTGCCCCTCTGGAAAGAGATGGGATCCATTTTCTGACACCCACAGGGACTGTTTTAAGACTCAGCTGCTTCCTAGAGTGACTGCCATTTGTtaagcacttgctgtgtgcctgctctgtgcctcagtttactcatgcGTAATACAGAGCTAAATCGGAGAAAGATGCGGATGCGAGAGCACACAGTGCCCGGCCCGGCCGGCACTGAAAGCCAGCGAGCTGTGGGGACTGGGGCCCTTGACAATCCCGTCATCCCACTGGTGGCTATTTAAGGCATCTAGCTCTGGTCCTGACATCCAGCAGCCACTCAGTAAAAGCCCTGTTTGGAATTAAATGAACCTAATGGGCTCCAATCCGGGCTCCGGAAACATGTCACTgtccctccctgagcctcggttTGCCCATCTGAACGAAGGGCCCACCACGGGCTGGGGATCTTGTGCCTCGGCAGATACGGCGCCCAACCCAGAGCAGAGCGGATGAGTTCATGGCCAGGACGGTGAGTGGGGATCCAGGTGTCCTTACCTTGGCGGGCGAgtgtcctgcctgcctgcccctcaGATTGTGACACCCTTCCCCCCACCTATGACCTCAGCCCCAGAGCAGCCAGTGGGAACCCTGAGGGGTTTGTGAGGTCATCCCATTCCGGTCCACAAAGACTTGTCGGGAGGCAGCCGCTGGCTCGTCTCCGTCCTGGGGAAACTTCTGAGACCCGAGGACTCGAGAGCCACAGTCACGACGGAGCTCCTGAGAGGGACACAGAGCCTTGGGAACCGAGGACACTCCAAGTGCTGACCCTGGGAGGCCGGAACCCAGGACAAGAGTCTTGCGGGCGTGAGGAACGTCATTCAGCAGTTCCGGGAGGCCCAGGAAGCCCGCGGCCTGGCTCGGGCACCGGCACCACCGCCAGGCCACCATGGTCCTCGGCTGGCTGCTGCTTCTGGTGACGGCTCTGCCCCTGGGCACGACGGGCGCCAAGGACTGCGTCTTCTGTGAGATCAGCGACTCCTCGAGCTGCCCTGGCACCCACATGCGCTGTGGGGACGATGAGGACTGTTTCACGGGCCACGGGGTGGCCCCGGGCGTCAGCCCCATCATCAATAAGGGCTGCGTGCAGGCCACTTCCTGCGGCCAGGAGCAGCCCATCAGCTACATGGGCGTCACCTACAGCCTCGTCACCAACTGCTGCTACGGTCAGCTGTGTAACGGGGCTCTCGGCCCCACAGGCAGCCGGACGGCGGGGGCCACCACCGGCCTGGCGCCAGGCGTACTGCTGCTGCTGCAACATCTGCTGTGACCAACACGCAGGGCACAGCCTGGGACTGGTCTCCCGGCTCCGCTGCTCCCcgtgccccctgccctcccccctccccccattaaACGGCCAGAGGCCCTGGACAACCTCTTGTGGCCCTGGCTCCATCCGTTCTAGGGCTGTCCACCAGGAGCCCAGCGCTCACTGCAGCCTCCTCAGGCCCGATTCGACACTGGGGAACCACGCTCGGTGGGTCTGACTGCGCCACTGACTTTCATTGGTTCTAAGATGTATATCTCCTCACGTTTTAATCAGGATGCTTTTTGCTGGTGGCCccttagaatcaatgaaatatggcaaataacaacaataataataataaacaacaaTAGATGTTTATGGAgctttttttgtgggtttttttttggtgaggaagattggccctgagctaacatctgtgccaatcttcctctgttttgtatgtgggatgctgccacagcatggctggatgagccgtgtaggtccacgcctagaaTCTGatcctgtgaaccccgggccaccaaagcggagtgtgtgaacttaaccactctgccactagGCTGACCCCTATGGAGCATGTCTTATGTCACACGCCAGGCACCCTTATTTCCCTGAATCCTCAGGTGAAGCTGGGAAGGTAGGTTCCCAGGCGCCACACtagcggttctcaaagtgtggtccctggaccaccaGCATCGCTATCAATGGAGAACCTGCTAGAAAGGCCAATGCTCGGGCCCCATCCCAGGCCGGCTGGATGGGGGCGGAGCCCGGAAAGCTGTGTTTTAACAAATCCTCCAGCTGATTCTAATGCACGCTTGAGGCTGAAAACCACGAGTCCAGGGCAACGGTTCTCAGCAGGGCACTTCTGCTCctcaggaggcagctggtgacATCTGGACacacttttggttgtcataaTCGGGGAAGGCAGACGCACCCAACATTTAGCGGGTAGAGGCTAGAGATCCAGTTCAGCCTCCAACAATGCCCAGGAAAGGCCCCCCACCACACAGAATCACCCGGCCCCAAAGGCGAGTGGTACCTCTGTGAAGAAACCTTGCTGGAGGGGCACTAACCATATCGCCCCGCTGTGCAGAGAGCGGggaatggaggcacagagaggtgaagtcagttgcccaaagtcacacagctagcggTGACTGGCAGAGCtagatgtgaacccaggctgtctggccCAGAGTCCCCTCGGCTCCCCCTCCGTGCTGTGACTCTCTGAGACATGTGCTGTTACTATTCACactttccagatggggaaacagaggttCAGAGCAGGGGAGGCCCTGGCTGAGTGTCACAGAGCTAAGAAGTTGTGGAGCCAGGATCCAGGGTGGGTTGGACCCCaaagagggcagaggagggatgTGAGCTGGTCTGAGGGCCATCTGCACGCCAGCTCTTACGTTTTCACTGATGCTCAGAGGGGGCCAGCACCTGCACCGGGCAGGCCTGGCCCCAAGCCCGTGCCTGTTCCGCTGCACAATCCCTCCTCTTGTGGGCAGGGCGTTTTCAgatgagggaggaggctgggaaagcGGATGCCAACCACTCTCAGAGCACGCTGAGGGAGAGGTGGGGCCAGGGCCCCGGGCAGCGTGGGGATGGGGGAGCCGCACCTGTAGGATCCTGAGATGACCCTGTCACCGTCCAGCAGCACAAACTTCTCCCGCACGTTGCCACTCACGTGCTGGCGCCAGCGGCTCTGGAAACTGCACCCCCGCACGACGCGGATGTCCAGGTTCTGGAGCAGGGAGGGCACACGGGGCTCAGGCCGATGGCTCCGGGGTCCCTCCAGGCTCATCCTACCTGGGTGGCCTATGACGCCATAGAAGGGTCTGCCCCAGCTTTCCCAGTGCCACCAATATCAGGCCTCCAGGGGACTCTTGGAGACACCCCTAAGTCAGAGGGACCCCATGGGAAGGCCCACTCCCGTCTCCCCCAATGCCACCAATGCCACGGGCATCAGGTTCAGGGGTCCCTCTCCACTAGCACCCGCCTCAATGACCCAGAACCCTCTGGAAGTCTCTGCTGTCACTGCCCCCAGTGCCTGGGGAATGGGGACTCAGGGGTCCCtacctcagtggcccaggggttcaccCCCAGCTGCTGGGCCAGCGTCAGGAAGGCAGGCAGCTGCTGGCAGTCCAGGAGCAGGTAGACAGGCACCCAGTGGCGTGTGGCAGCGTCCACCAGGTCCAAAAGCAGGTCTGGGTCAGTGAAGACGTCCATGACCACGGCCACcagctgaggggtggggagaggggctgtggATGGAGCCTAGGGCTCAGGGGACCACTCAGAGAGTAGGGCCCTGGGGGTGAGGTGCTCTGGGGGCTTGGGGTTCCAGGCCTGGCCTCCCTGGGCTGTTCAGGGGGACGAGGGGGAGACCCCAAGACGCACGCAGCTGCTCATAGTGCCCACGTGTGAATGGGGAAACTCAGCCCTTCCTGGAGACCCCGCCTCCAACCTCTGGACAGCTGTCATGCTAAGTCACGTGTCAGCAAGGGCAAATGGTATGCCCCGAGCTGTGACACTACATGGGGGCCCCAGGAGCCAGCGCACTGGATGCCCTTGCAGGGCACCATGGGCAACCGCACATCTGGGTCCTCAGGGAGCTCTGGGTGCCAGGGGTGGTTGGGCTGCGCTGCTGGGCCAAGGCCAGCTCTGGAGACTGGGGGTGCCGAGGGCCCGGGTCTCAGACAGGTAAAGGTGATGAACCCTGACTCACTGGCCAGACGGCCTTGGTTCAAATCCCCACTTGGCCACTTACAGGCAAGACACTTAacctcctgtgcctcagtttccccacctcctCAATGGGCTTAAGTCCCAACCTCATAGGACCCTTGTAAGGATTACGCATGTTAACCCACATAAAGCACTTGGCATGGGAGTGGGCAGACACAAAACCTGTTAAAGAACAGGCTGTCCAGGGGGCTGCAGGGGAGACATCGGGGCCCTCCCTGGTGGGGAGGACAGGGACATCCACCCTGGTGTTGGGGGGCGGGGCTGGAGTAGATGACTGAGATCGGGGGCACGGATGCCTAAGAGCACCCAGGTCgtggggagtgggtggggaaCCCCATATCTAAGAGGGGGAGGATGAGGTCTGAAGGTGTGGGTTCCAGGGCCAAGGACACCCAAGTCCCCGGAGAGCATGGG
This window encodes:
- the FAM83E gene encoding protein FAM83E, producing the protein MAASQLAALEEWESGTGTPLSEASPGSLYSEGQRLALEALLSKGAEAFEACVQREGLRPFLSGDELRGLAAAAEDWTAAKQEPGGAAEGVTTTNGGSGSLTYWPGQSEEPVPTLQLGWPEDSTWKGITRAQLYTQPPGEGHPPLKELVRQEIQAARKLVAVVMDVFTDPDLLLDLVDAATRHWVPVYLLLDCQQLPAFLTLAQQLGVNPWATENLDIRVVRGCSFQSRWRQHVSGNVREKFVLLDGDRVISGSYSFTWSDARLHRGLVTLLTGEIVDAFSREFRTLYASSRPLPPAPTPSPFVGAHGGLQLVHSPHRVAHRHSVAPMLPPPPDGLLAQRLAACRVFEGDRQEAPAVVGPALSDILRSVQRARTPSGPPARPSRSLWDLSLLSQLSGSSDGDNEHKKSWDPKDTPAKALMRQRGAGGGPWGEADFRPLAWSQPWGGPLPLNPARRRLRYLSPTRRRFGEGAASKFPEPGDGRQPDWATWAGIRGRP
- the SPACA4 gene encoding sperm acrosome membrane-associated protein 4, encoding MVLGWLLLLVTALPLGTTGAKDCVFCEISDSSSCPGTHMRCGDDEDCFTGHGVAPGVSPIINKGCVQATSCGQEQPISYMGVTYSLVTNCCYGQLCNGALGPTGSRTAGATTGLAPGVLLLLQHLL